The following proteins come from a genomic window of Metarhizium brunneum chromosome 2, complete sequence:
- the xanA_1 gene encoding Isonitrile hydratase-like protein xanA, translated as MEPKRVLVVLFEGFNTMDMNGPYEVFRMADNRNAFTVTITAEIEVTRSFEGVQVKRDIALDHNLLGLLGDFDVLVVPGGPTHLVELHAAKMGDFMKLIAAFNELAPKDNTVPKTLLSICTGALFLGYMGIFNGRKCTTHRGAYRSLQKVNMDAAAGQDVAGGVMQARYVDAGSNEYGTRIISSGGVSCGLDASLYVVEIYDGIETAYGVADILDYKWRNTECFVVAQ; from the exons ATGGAACCAAAAAGGGTGCTCGTGGTCTTATTCGAGGGGTTCAACACTATGGATATGAATGGCCCCTATGAGGTCTTTCGCATGGCTGACAATCGAAATGCATTCACAGTGACGATTACTGCAGAGATAGAAGTTACTAGATCGTTTGAGGGTGTTCAAGTCAAG AGAGACATTGCCTTGGACCACAATCTTCTTGGTTTGCTTGGCGATTTTGACGTCTTGGTTGTTCCTGGCGGCCCAACACATCTTGTCGAATTACACGCCGCGAAAATGGGTGACTTTATGAAACTTATTGCCGCGTTTAATGAACTTGCACCCAAAGACAATACAGTGCCCAAAACTTTGCT GTCCATTTGCACTGGTGCCCTCTTCTTGGGGTAcatgggcatcttcaacGGCCGAAAGTGTACTACGCATCGCGGGGCCTATAGGAGTTTGCAAAAGGTCAACATGGATGCAGCTGCAGGACAAGATGTTGCCGGGGGGGTCATGCAAGCGCGCTACGTCGACGCAGGCTCGAATGAGTACGGGACAAGGATTATTAGCAGCGGCGGCGTGTCTTGTGGCTTGGACGCCAGCCTATACGTGGTGGAGATTTACGATGGCATCGAAACAGCATATGGGGTTGCTGATATATTAGACTACAAGTGGCGAAATACCGAGTGCTTCGTGGTAGCACAGTAA
- the patD_1 gene encoding Alcohol dehydrogenase patD, whose amino-acid sequence MSSLPKTYRAVVLNEANGPFKIQEMELKHPGPGQVLVKVLACGVCFSDVSIANGEYGDVFPRIPGHEIVGDVVELGPGVQGLDKGERVGGPWHGGHDAMCKLCKRGMYQFCHNAQVNGYTRDGGFAEYVLLEQEAVVRIPRELDAAEVAPLLCAGVTVFNGIRKMHIEQGGLVAVQGLGGLGHLAIQYADKMGYEVVALSSSDDKADFAKKLGAHHYINTKKSDAVAELNRLGGADLIVQTAPNPEVISKLVGGLGAGGKLLSLAPVGNVAFDSVALILGGKSIHGWASGHSLDSEEAIRFAQTHNIKCMVEKYPFSDVQKAVDSLVSGKPRFRNVLTM is encoded by the coding sequence ATGTCCTCCTTACCCAAGACGTACCGAGCCGTTGTCCTCAACGAAGCGAACGGACCATTCAAGATTCAGGAGATGGAGCTGAAGCATCCAGGGCCGGGCCAGGTCCTGGTTAAAGTTCTGGCCTGTGGCGTATGCTTCTCAGATGTTAGCATTGCCAACGGAGAGTACGGAGATGTTTTTCCCAGAATCCCCGGGCACGAAATTGTGGGCGATGTAGTCGAGCTCGGCCCAGGCGTACAGGGTTTAGACAAGGGAGAAAGAGTAGGAGGTCCTTGGCATGGTGGTCACGATGCCATGTGTAAGCTATGCAAGCGAGGGATGTACCAATTTTGCCACAACGCACAGGTGAATGGCTACACTCGAGACGGAGGCTTCGCGGAATACGTTCTACTTGAACAAGAAGCTGTCGTCCGCATCCCCCGCGAGTTGGATGCAGCCGAGGTAGCCCCGTTACTATGCGCCGGGGTGACCGTTTTTAATGGCATCCGAAAGATGCATATCGAGCAGGGAGGATTGGTAGCTGTCCAAGGTCTAGGCGGTCTTGGTCACCTCGCTATCCAGTATGCTGACAAGATGGGCTATGAAGTTGTCGCGTTATCTTCCAGCGATGATAAAGCTGACTTTGCTAAGAAACTCGGCGCCCATCAttacatcaacaccaagaaaAGCGACGCAGTTGCGGAACTCAACCGGCTTGGAGGAGCAGATCTTATTGTCCAGACGGCCCCTAACCCGGAAGTCATATCAAAGCTGGTTGGAGGTCTAGGTGCGGGCGGCAAGCTGCTGTCTCTAGCCCCGGTCGGTAATGTTGCCTTTGACAGCGTAGCTTTGATTCTTGGGGGGAAAAGCATTCATGGATGGGCGAGCGGGCATTCCTTGGATAGCGAGGAGGCGATTCGATTTGCGCAGACACACAACATTAAATGTATGGTGGAGAAGTATCCCTTTTCCGATGTGCAAAAGGCAGTGGATAGCTTGGTTTCTGGGAAGCCGAGATTCCGAAATGTTTTGACAATGTAA
- the alcB_0 gene encoding Alcohol dehydrogenase 2, which translates to MAAEADMKVPSDHSAMVYDEPGSVSLQRRIVKTPMPGHGQVLIRITHSGICHSDHGVMTHAWKWLARRIEPGQVGGHEGVGNIVKLGSATEASGLRLGDHVGVKWVSEACLSCPPCLEGADGCCVNIKISGYYTPGTFQQYTLAPAYYVTPIPDSVPSAVAAPLLCGGLTALAAIKKAKASPGSWVLVAGAGGGVGHLVCQIASRAFSLRVIGIDRVMKKVMIHDCGVEEFLALEDYSMGLQRQYEVVQTVRKLTDSLGVAAAVVCTGEASAYSWGFECLRFNGTLVVVGVQEGDETPICSASPNAFLFHQRRIVGSSVGNRLDAIEFMKLAARGIVKPHFTLRSLEELSDIFEEMERGELLGKVVVEVL; encoded by the exons atggcagcagaagcagataTGAAAGTCCCCTCGGATCATTCCGCCATGGTGTACGATGAACCCGGCAGCGTTTCGCTGCAGAGGCGAATCGTGAAAACGCCCATGCCAGGACATGGACAGGTCTTGATTCGCAT CACACATTCAGGAATATGTCATTCCGACCACGGCGTCATGACACACGCT TGGAAATGGTTGGCCCGGCGGATAGAGCCGGGGCAGGTCGGCGGTCACGAGGGAGTAGGGAATATTGTCAAGCTGGGCTCGGCAACGGAAGCCAGTGGATTGCGACTGGGAGACC atgtcggtgTCAAATGGGTTTCTGAAGCTTGCCTCTCTTGTCCTCCGTGTCTTGAAGGAGCCGACGGCTGCTGCGTCAACATCAAAATCTCGGGATATTACACCCCCGGCACATTTCAGCAGTACACGTTGGCACCTGCATATTATGTTACTCCCATTCCCGACAGCGTGCCATCGGCAGTTGCAGCACCCCTGCTTTGCGGCGGGTTGACAGCGCTGGCAGCCAtcaaaaaggcaaaggcatcaCCAGGGAGCTGGGTACTGGTGGCTGGTGCTGGGGGAGGTGTTGGCCATCTAGTATGTCAGATTGCGTCTCGGGCATTTAGTCTACGCGTAATAGGCATTGACAGAGTCATGAAAAAGGTCATGATCCATGATTGTGGCGTGGAAGAGTTCCTTGCGCTTGAAGACTACTCCATGGGGCTACAACGGCAATATGAAGTCGTTCAGACTGTCAGAAAGCTGACCGATAGCCTCGGCGTCGCAGCGGCTGTGGTTTGTACGGGAGAGGCTTCGGCCTATAGCTGGGGTTTCGAATGCCTTCGGTTCAACGGGACCCTAGTCGTCGTTGGTGTTCAGGAAGGCGATGAAACTCCCATTTGCTCGGCATCCCCAAATGCATTTTTATTCCACCAGAGACGCATAGTAGGCTCCTCGGTCGGTAATCGGCTAGACGCCATCGAGTTCATGAAATTGGCGGCGCGAGGCATCGTGAAACCACACTTTACTCTACGGTCACTGGAAGAGCTGAGTGACATCTTTGAGGAAATGGAACGGGGAGAGTTATTGGGCAAGGTTGTTGTTGAAGTGCTCTGA
- the fgaOx3_0 gene encoding Chanoclavine-I aldehyde reductase fgaOx3: MSSKIFEPLRIGRITLNHRVVMAPLTRLRANDSHVPEPMSAEYYAQRASVPGTFLIAEATLISARGGGGSHAPGLYTDEQVRGWKQITDAVHAKGSYIFCQLVALGRAADPETLKRETGLEVRAPSSIAMENGGNTPECLTDNEIWNLVQDFASAAKRAMEAGFDGVEIHGANGYLVDQFLHENSNDRTDQWGGSIAKRAKFGLEVAKAVVQAVGPDRVGFRLSPWNTWQGMDATDPAPLFCYLIKHVKEIGLAYLHLIESRVLNNVDCESAGNIMPFMEEWGSAKPVLVAGGYNQDNFGQALERDYKDYNVGVVFGRYFLANPDLPFRLRHGIPLQKYNRSTFYAVMESRGYTDYSFSPEFEQNRRDNGNRAPLL; the protein is encoded by the coding sequence ATGTCCTCCAAGATTTTTGAGCCGCTACGCATCGGCCGTATTACGTTGAATCACCGAGTGGTCATGGCACCTCTTACGAGGCTCAGAGCGAATGACTCTCACGTCCCCGAACCCATGTCAGCAGAGTATTATGCTCAGCGGGCCTCTGTTCCAGGCACTTTTTTGATTGCCGAAGCTACACTCATATCTGCTcgtggcggtggcggcagtCACGCGCCCGGTTTATATACGGACGAGCAAGTTCGAGGATGGAAGCAGATTACCGATGCTGTTCATGCAAAAGGCAGTTATATCTTCTGTCAGCTTGTGGCACTGGGGCGTGCCGCCGATCCGGAAACCTTGAAAAGGGAGACTGGCCTCGAGGTGCGAGCACCGAGCTCAATCGCCATGGAGAATGGCGGCAACACGCCGGAATGTCTGACAGACAATGAGATTTGGAACCTTGTACAAGACTTTGCTTCGGCGGCAAAGAGAGCCATGGAAGCAGGATTCGATGGCGTCGAGATACACGGCGCCAACGGGTACCTAGTCGACCAGTTTCTTCACGAGAACAGCAATGACAGAACAGACCAGTGGGGTGGTAGCATCGCCAAACGGGCCAAGTTTGGACTCGAGGTTGCCAAGGCGGTTGTGCAAGCAGTAGGGCCAGACAGGGTTGGGTTCAGACTGAGTCCGTGGAATACCTGGCAAGGGATGGATGCGACAGACCCAGCACCTCTGTTTTGCTACTTGATTAAACATGTCAAGGAAATCGGGCTGGCATATTTGCACCTTATAGAGTCCAGGGTGCTTAACAACGTTGACTGTGAATCAGCGGGAAATATCATGCCCTTTATGGAGGAATGGGGCTCAGCCAAGCCGGTACTAGTTGCGGGAGGATACAACCAGGATAACTTTGGTCAAGCTTTGGAGCGGGACTATAAGGATTACAATGTCGGCGTTGTTTTTGGGAGGTATTTTCTTGCTAATCCCGATTTGCCTTTCCGCCTTCGGCACGGGATTCCTCTTCAAAAGTATAATCGCAGCACTTTCTACGCTGTAATGGAAAGCAGAGGGTACACAGATTATTCGTTCAGTCCTGAATTTGAACAGAATAGGAGAGATAACGGTAATAGAGCGCCCCTACTTTAG